The sequence CGCCTTGGTAGTGGCGTGTGCGAATGTTTTTTAGTTCGCGAATATGCTTTTCTGTGATGCTTTCTCCGCGGATGATTGCTGGAATTCCCGGCGGATAGAGTGAAATCGTTTCCGCAGATACACGGTCAGTTGCATCGTCTACTAAAACAAATTCGGTCGCGTGTGCATGCATTTCTTCATAAGTTAGTGCAAGGCATGACGCACAAGGTGCTGACATTTCATATGGTTCTTTCGCAATTTCTTTTTTCGTGGGAGAATGAATTCGGCTAATCGGCGTGAAATCAATCCCTTTTTTAATTAATGGTAAAATCAGTAACACTTGTGACTCGTCGGCAAGCTCGGGGAAATAAGAACTTTCTTCAAAAATTGCTTGCAGTTCATAGCCTGTATAACCTGTTTTGCGCACGATGATTTTAAGTGGATCATCTGGCAAAATGACTTCAAATTTATTCTTCGTTAGCCATTTAATCCATCTGGCACGCATTTTCCAAAAAGCTTCAACGTCTGCTGCTGTGTATGTTGCCGCATATTTTCTGGCCGCATCCAGTGACGCCATAATTAAATAAGATGGGCTGCTCGTTTGAAATACTTGCAAGTAATAAGCTAGTTTTTCAAAAACCGGTAAATCATTCACCACATGTAAATAGGATCCCATCGTTAGTGCCGGCAACGTCTTATGCGCCGACTGAACAACCACATCCGCACCAAGTTCCACTGCACTTTTCGGAAATTCAGAACTTGTTAAAAAGTGCGCCCCATGCGCCTCATCGACAAATACAACCGCGCCAAAATCATGCGCAATTTGAATACATTTTTGCAAGTTAAAAGTCGTTCCGTAATAGCTCGGATAAGTGAAAATACATAGTTTTACATCTGGGTGATTATGTAATGTTTCTTCGAGAAGTTCGGTTGTCACACCACTTGCGACGCCAACTTCTTTGTTTGTCACTGGGGTTAAGAAAATCGGTTCTCCACCGGCGAGTTCGATTCCATGTAAGATTGATTTATGTGCATCTCGCGGAACTAAAACTTTTTCCCCGCGCTTTAACGTCGCCATAATAACCGCCAAGCTCCCTCCGCTTGTCCCGTTAACTAAAAAATAGCTTTTTTTACTTCCATAACACT comes from Listeria monocytogenes and encodes:
- a CDS encoding aminotransferase class I/II-fold pyridoxal phosphate-dependent enzyme; translated protein: MRDQTKMPLVERLDAHAKSCPISLHVPGHKSGAIYPDAWQKLLKWDVTEITGMDDLHHPEDVILEAEALLAECYGSKKSYFLVNGTSGGSLAVIMATLKRGEKVLVPRDAHKSILHGIELAGGEPIFLTPVTNKEVGVASGVTTELLEETLHNHPDVKLCIFTYPSYYGTTFNLQKCIQIAHDFGAVVFVDEAHGAHFLTSSEFPKSAVELGADVVVQSAHKTLPALTMGSYLHVVNDLPVFEKLAYYLQVFQTSSPSYLIMASLDAARKYAATYTAADVEAFWKMRARWIKWLTKNKFEVILPDDPLKIIVRKTGYTGYELQAIFEESSYFPELADESQVLLILPLIKKGIDFTPISRIHSPTKKEIAKEPYEMSAPCASCLALTYEEMHAHATEFVLVDDATDRVSAETISLYPPGIPAIIRGESITEKHIRELKNIRTRHYQGGEKLAENYIRVFR